In Candidatus Bathyarchaeota archaeon, the following proteins share a genomic window:
- a CDS encoding 60S ribosomal protein L22 codes for MGDIRIDISELKVEGDELVKELADFLNERTGIETEKTPNEIILKTGEKGVSKQYLRVLLRKFLHKSELKDHFRVISGKENSLIIKGRRTSEMKE; via the coding sequence ATGGGTGATATCCGAATAGATATATCCGAATTAAAGGTTGAAGGCGATGAGTTAGTAAAAGAGCTAGCTGACTTCCTCAATGAAAGAACCGGCATCGAAACAGAGAAGACACCAAACGAAATAATCTTGAAAACTGGCGAGAAAGGCGTGTCAAAACAGTATTTGCGAGTGCTCTTGCGGAAATTCCTACATAAATCGGAGCTTAAAGACCATTTTAGAGTAATAAGCGGCAAAGAAAACAGCTTAATAATAAAGGGTAGAAGAACCTCTGAAATGAAAGAATAA
- a CDS encoding DUF47 family protein, with translation MSDLVKWFEKRRETKALAIIQRHLALTTSIVEDLDKAVAAAVKKDVKEMRACIERITSNEREADVLRRKVMDEVSKGELPPTAREDIMHLVKRVDMVADWSRESTRVLSVLPMEDVPESIKGEIMEMAKGVKECAILLQKCVNKIITKPEEALQAADAVERGEEKVDDLHEKARMLLGKENLSKAGVAVLIGQLFEALEMIADSCENACDQVRVIVVRK, from the coding sequence TTGAGTGATTTAGTAAAATGGTTTGAGAAAAGACGTGAAACAAAAGCCTTAGCAATAATCCAGCGACATTTAGCCCTGACCACAAGTATAGTTGAAGACCTAGATAAAGCTGTTGCAGCAGCTGTAAAAAAGGATGTAAAAGAAATGCGTGCATGCATCGAAAGAATAACAAGCAATGAAAGGGAAGCCGATGTCTTGAGAAGAAAAGTTATGGACGAAGTTTCGAAGGGTGAACTCCCACCTACAGCTAGAGAAGACATAATGCATTTAGTTAAAAGGGTGGACATGGTTGCGGACTGGAGCAGGGAATCCACGAGAGTTTTGAGCGTATTACCTATGGAAGATGTTCCCGAGTCCATCAAAGGAGAAATTATGGAGATGGCTAAAGGCGTGAAAGAATGTGCAATTTTATTACAGAAATGCGTAAATAAGATAATCACAAAGCCAGAAGAGGCGTTGCAAGCTGCAGACGCTGTGGAAAGGGGGGAGGAAAAGGTAGACGATTTGCATGAGAAAGCACGGATGCTTCTTGGAAAGGAAAACCTTTCAAAAGCTGGAGTAGCCGTTTTAATCGGGCAGCTCTTTGAAGCTTTGGAAATGATTGCCGATTCATGTGAAAATGCATGCGATCAAGTTCGAGTTATAGTGGTTAGAAAATAA
- a CDS encoding ABC transporter ATP-binding protein → MPDVRLVNVTKRFGKIVAVDNVSLHIKDREYFSILGPSGCGKTTLLRLIAGLIEPDEGEIYIGDRLVNNVPPEDRDIGFVFQTFALFPHMNAWENVTYGPRVKGFDMKKAERIGHEVLEMVKLHERLDAFPHELSGGMMQRIAVARALAAGAKLLLLDEPLGHLDAKVRNELRYEIRRMAKDLELTAIHVTHDQSEAMAISDRIAIMKKGKVLQVGTPQELYMNPKSIFVAHFIGGANFLEGFIAEAADKMATIELRGGVKVQVLNRGLNKGERVVLAVRPEVFILERRRSRSVNSILGLVERVAFEGTNVRYEIRLENQDLIVAVMPSLSCEWFNVGEKVTVSFQPENVHVFAYPEIGLREETAVE, encoded by the coding sequence ATGCCAGATGTGCGCCTAGTAAATGTCACTAAAAGGTTCGGTAAAATAGTGGCGGTAGACAACGTCAGCCTCCACATTAAGGACCGAGAGTATTTCTCCATTTTGGGACCTAGCGGATGTGGAAAAACAACATTGCTCAGGCTTATCGCCGGCTTGATCGAGCCGGATGAGGGCGAAATATACATTGGTGATAGGCTTGTAAATAACGTTCCACCAGAAGACCGTGACATAGGCTTTGTTTTCCAAACGTTCGCATTGTTCCCTCATATGAATGCTTGGGAAAACGTTACCTATGGCCCACGGGTGAAAGGTTTTGACATGAAAAAGGCTGAGAGAATAGGCCATGAAGTCTTGGAGATGGTTAAGCTTCACGAGCGGTTAGATGCTTTCCCCCACGAGTTAAGCGGCGGCATGATGCAGAGAATAGCTGTTGCAAGAGCGCTGGCCGCCGGTGCAAAACTGCTGTTGTTAGACGAGCCTTTGGGACATTTGGACGCGAAGGTCAGAAACGAGCTTAGGTATGAAATTAGGCGTATGGCGAAAGACTTGGAGTTAACCGCTATACATGTAACCCATGACCAGTCAGAGGCTATGGCAATATCTGACAGAATAGCCATAATGAAGAAAGGAAAAGTCTTGCAGGTTGGCACGCCTCAAGAGCTTTACATGAACCCGAAAAGTATTTTCGTAGCCCATTTTATTGGAGGAGCAAACTTCCTTGAAGGCTTCATCGCAGAAGCCGCTGATAAAATGGCAACCATTGAACTTCGAGGTGGAGTGAAAGTTCAAGTGTTGAATAGGGGCTTGAATAAAGGTGAAAGGGTGGTTTTAGCTGTAAGGCCGGAAGTATTCATCCTTGAGAGACGCAGAAGCCGAAGTGTAAACTCCATTCTTGGGTTAGTTGAAAGGGTTGCTTTTGAAGGTACTAATGTTCGGTATGAAATTAGACTTGAAAATCAAGATTTGATTGTGGCTGTTATGCCTTCCCTTTCATGTGAATGGTTTAACGTTGGAGAGAAGGTTACTGTAAGTTTTCAGCCGGAAAACGTTCACGTATTTGCTTATCCAGAAATTGGATTACGGGAGGAGACAGCTGTTGAGTGA